The DNA region AACTCGCGGCGGGCGGTCTTGGCGAGTAGGAACGCGGCGGTCTGGACGAGGTTGGTGCCCAGGTGGGGTGCGCCGTTGATCTGGGTTCCGACGACGAACTCAATCCGCTTGGGCCGAGCGGCGTGGACTCGTGGACGCAGGATGTCGATGGTGCGCAGCAGGGCATTGGCCAGGATACTGTTCGGTGACAGCAGCAGCTGCGACCGTCCTGATTTCCCGTTGCGGCTCAACAGAGTCACGCTCCTCGGCTGGGCTTGGGCAGACGAAGGTTGGCGCAGATGAAGTCCAACCGGGCGGCCGGGGAATCCGGCGCGACGAACACCGGCTCGTATCCGGCGTCGTAGTAGCCCTGGACAACGAGCTCGTGGACTCGGCGGATCTCGCGGTCCTTGGCCCAGACGATGTCGTCGGGGTCCTCGAAGGTGTCCAGCGGGTCCAGGACGAAGATCGTGTCGTAGCGGTGCTCCCGCGTGGCTTGCATCAGCTGCGGCGTCGGTGGGAGTCCGAAGAATCCTTCCCAGCCGAAGCCGTCAGGGATCCCGCGGTTGTAGAACCTGATCCCGGATGTATGCGCGGCGAACTCGGCGACGAACGCCGCAAGGACCTCCAGCGAGTACTCGCGCCGGTCTTCCTTGCGTAGATGACGGCCGAGGCGTTGTCGGTGCTTGCGGTAGATCTCCCGGCCCGGTTCGTTCTTCATGCACGGAATCCCGGCAAGGTGAATCGCCTCGATGAGATCGTCCTTGCCCGAGGACGGGCCGCCGGTGATCACGTGGCGGCGGGGTGGGCCGTCCGCGGCGGCAGCGAGAGCGGCGGCCAGAGGGTCGGGGTGGATGTCGGTCACTGGTCAGGTCCGTTCTCGGTGGTGATGTTGGGAGGAGGGTCGAGGCGGAGCAGGCCGTCGATCCAGATCTCGCTCAACCCGGTTTCGCTGTGCAGGTTGTGCACGAACTGCTCGCGGGAGACCCCGCCCGCGGCGGCCTCGGTGAGCCGAGAGGCATGCGCATCGGTCAGCGCGGGCGTCCACCCGGCCAACGTGACCAGTTCACTGACCGGTAGATCGTCCTCGGCGTAGGCGGTGTAGCTGATCGCCTCGGCCCGCGCCGCGGCCCACCGCCAGGCGGCGGTCACCGCAGCGCGGATCAGGTCGACCCGATCCGCCTCGAGGCTGACCAGCCGCTCGACGGCGAGCAGCTCGGCACGGGCGGCGTAGAGCGCCGACCACAGCCGCATCAGCTGCTCCTCGTGCTCAGTGACCTCCCAGGCGAACGGGTCCGCCGGTACCAGCTGCCGGGCATTCGCCGGGGTCAGCCGTGGGGCGATCATCGGCATCCGGGTGAACCGCTCGGCGTCGGCGATGAGCTCCCAAGCCACTCGCTCGACCAGCTTGGGCTCGACCCGTTTGCGGAAGTGGTGGACTTCGTGTCCAGCGTGCTCGGCCGCCAGGTCTCGTCGCGCGGTCAGGTTCAGACCCGGCCCGGCGGGCGGCAACCCGAACAATGCCCGCGCAGCGGTGGCGTAGCGGGTGTCCGGAAAACGGGCCAGCAGCCCGCGTAGCGTGCCGTCCAGCGCCGCCGTCCGGCTGGTCGGGTCGGCCGGATCGGCTGCCCTGGCGATGATCCCGCGCAGGTCGAGCAGGACCGGATCTGCGCCTGCCGGGGTCACCGGCAGGCCCCGCCGCAGCAGTCTGGTGACCGCCGTGACCACCTCGTCCTCGACTGGGCTTTTTGTGGGCATGGCTGTAGTCAACCATGATGCCCAGAAAATGCCCAGCCCATTAGCCCGCGCACATGGTGTTCTGACGGAGCCGCGTGGGCCGGGCGGCTCAATGCGTCGTTCGCCCGGTTGCTCGCCGGAATCGTGTGTGTTCCGGCAAAGGTGCCTGCGGAGCGTTCTGCGGACCACTTCGAGCCAGGGAAGGTCGGTAGGGCTGCAGAACGTCGATGGCCTACGCGACCTCGTCTGTGTTTTGCGTCGATGAGCGAGTGAGTGGTGTTGTCGGTGTCATCGGTCATCGCCCGGTGGGTTGGGGAACGCCCGCAGGTGCAGTCGGTTTG from Alloactinosynnema sp. L-07 includes:
- a CDS encoding AAA family ATPase; protein product: MTDIHPDPLAAALAAAADGPPRRHVITGGPSSGKDDLIEAIHLAGIPCMKNEPGREIYRKHRQRLGRHLRKEDRREYSLEVLAAFVAEFAAHTSGIRFYNRGIPDGFGWEGFFGLPPTPQLMQATREHRYDTIFVLDPLDTFEDPDDIVWAKDREIRRVHELVVQGYYDAGYEPVFVAPDSPAARLDFICANLRLPKPSRGA